One Littorina saxatilis isolate snail1 linkage group LG1, US_GU_Lsax_2.0, whole genome shotgun sequence genomic window carries:
- the LOC138982475 gene encoding cytosolic iron-sulfur assembly component 2A-like, whose translation MEPSDKLESSDNDPELKQLAETVYDMIRDVHDPEKPETLEELNVVSEEGVKVTRLPAGQTLVTIEFVPTVPHCSLASIIGLSLRRKIDLCFPEKHKVDIFIKEGTHQTADEINKQINDKERISAAMENPNLRELVDKCAADDNG comes from the exons ATGGAACCATCTGATAAACTAGAAAGTTCTGACAACGATCCTGAACTAAAGCAACTAGCTGAAACTGTTTACG ACATGATTCGGGATGTCCATGACCCTGAAAAGCCTGAAACATTAGAGGAACTGAATGTTGTGAGTGAAGAAGGAGTGAAGGTCACACGACTTCCTGCCGGACAAACACTAGTCACCATTGAGTTTGTTCCCACAGTTCCGCACTGCTCTCTGGCTTCCATTATTG GACTCTCCCTCCGAAGAAAGATTGACCTGTGTTTTCCAGAAAAGCACAAG GTTGACATCTTCATCAAAGAAGGCACTCACCAGACTGCAGATGAAA TCAACAAACAGATAAACGACAAGGAGAGAATATCAGCAGCCATGGAAAACCCCAACCTCCGAGAACTGGTAGACAAGTGTGCTGCTGATGACAATGGATAA